The proteins below are encoded in one region of Pseudomonadota bacterium:
- a CDS encoding ABC transporter permease: MTDAPIETKPTPVSVEPEAIVGDPPSLWARIAASDVWYSFTRSPVAIVAAIVVLVIVLASLLAPLISPQDPFNPAELNLMDGFTPPMEANQFTSNVYWLGTDDQGRDIFSTILYGSRISLFVGVSAVLLAMVIGILLGLLAGYRGGWTDTIIMRIADVQLTFPSILIALLVFGIVRGLVPPDMRNDVAVWILIVSIALSDWVQYARTVRGATLVERNKEYVQAARVIGVRPFTIMIKHVLPNVMGPVLVIATIGLALAIIAEATLSFLGVGMPKTTPSLGTLINTGQDFLFSGEWWILFFPAVALLALALSVNLLGDWLRDVLNPKLR, translated from the coding sequence ATGACGGACGCGCCGATCGAAACCAAACCGACACCCGTTTCCGTTGAGCCGGAAGCCATCGTTGGCGATCCCCCGTCCTTGTGGGCACGCATTGCCGCGTCTGATGTCTGGTACTCGTTCACCCGCTCGCCTGTGGCCATCGTCGCAGCCATTGTGGTGCTCGTCATTGTCCTTGCCTCTCTTCTCGCGCCGCTGATCTCGCCGCAAGACCCGTTCAACCCTGCGGAGCTCAATCTGATGGACGGCTTCACGCCGCCCATGGAAGCCAACCAGTTCACAAGCAACGTTTACTGGCTTGGCACGGATGATCAGGGCCGCGATATCTTTTCAACCATCCTGTACGGTTCCCGGATATCCCTGTTTGTTGGGGTGTCGGCGGTACTCCTCGCCATGGTGATCGGTATTCTACTCGGGTTGCTCGCTGGCTATCGGGGCGGCTGGACCGATACCATCATCATGCGGATCGCCGACGTTCAGCTCACCTTCCCCTCCATTCTTATTGCGCTTCTGGTCTTCGGCATCGTCCGAGGGTTGGTCCCTCCAGACATGCGCAACGATGTGGCGGTCTGGATTTTGATCGTATCGATCGCCTTGTCAGACTGGGTGCAATACGCACGGACGGTGCGCGGCGCGACCCTTGTGGAGCGCAACAAGGAATATGTTCAGGCGGCGCGCGTAATCGGCGTTCGACCTTTCACTATCATGATCAAGCATGTGCTGCCCAATGTGATGGGTCCGGTGCTCGTGATCGCGACCATCGGCCTTGCCCTTGCGATCATCGCTGAGGCGACCTTGTCGTTCCTTGGTGTGGGCATGCCCAAGACCACCCCGTCCCTGGGCACTTTGATCAACACGGGACAGGATTTCCTGTTCTCTGGCGAGTGGTGGATTCTGTTCTTTCCCGCTGTTGCGCTGCTGGCGCTCGCCTTGTCGGTGAACCTGCTTGGTGACTGGCTGCGCGATGTCCTCAACCCGAAGCTGAGGTAG
- a CDS encoding ABC transporter permease: MLGYIIRRVLQSFLVLLVVGLIAFLMFRYVGDPIESLLGQERTVEDIANLRERLGLNDPFIVQYFNFLVGALRGEFGISYRAGVPVSQLIAERLPATLELAFVSGLFALVGGLALGVYTALRRKGVMATTIMTVSLIGVSLPTFLIGITLIWIFAVELQWLPSNGRGEVVALGGWTTGFLTESGRASLILPAITLGLYQLTLIMRLVRSEMLEVLRTDYIKFARARGLSSRAVNFGHALKNTLIPVITITGLQLGSIVAFAIITETVFQWPGVGLMFINAINFVDIPVMATYLMLIAVFFVIVNLVVDLLYFAVDPRLRVERSSSK; the protein is encoded by the coding sequence GTCGTTGGGCTGATCGCGTTCCTGATGTTCCGTTATGTCGGCGATCCCATCGAGAGCCTTCTGGGGCAGGAACGCACGGTTGAGGATATCGCCAATCTGCGCGAGCGCCTTGGCCTCAATGACCCCTTCATCGTGCAGTATTTCAACTTTCTTGTCGGCGCTTTGCGCGGCGAGTTTGGTATTTCCTATCGCGCGGGCGTGCCGGTCTCGCAACTGATTGCTGAGCGGCTGCCGGCCACCCTAGAGCTTGCGTTCGTTTCCGGTCTTTTTGCGCTGGTGGGCGGGCTCGCATTGGGGGTCTACACCGCTTTGCGGCGCAAGGGCGTGATGGCGACAACCATCATGACGGTGTCGTTGATTGGTGTGTCGCTGCCGACGTTCCTGATCGGGATCACGCTGATCTGGATTTTTGCAGTCGAACTGCAATGGCTGCCCTCCAACGGGCGTGGGGAGGTGGTCGCTCTTGGCGGCTGGACCACCGGCTTCCTCACCGAATCCGGTCGCGCATCGCTTATCCTGCCGGCCATCACCCTTGGCCTCTACCAGCTTACGCTGATCATGCGGCTCGTCCGATCCGAGATGCTCGAAGTGCTGCGCACCGATTATATCAAGTTTGCCCGTGCACGTGGGCTGTCATCTAGGGCCGTGAACTTTGGGCATGCGCTGAAAAACACTTTGATACCTGTGATCACGATAACCGGTCTTCAGCTTGGCTCTATCGTCGCGTTCGCGATCATCACCGAGACAGTTTTCCAATGGCCGGGCGTCGGCCTGATGTTCATCAACGCCATCAACTTCGTCGATATCCCGGTGATGGCGACGTATCTGATGCTGATCGCGGTGTTCTTCGTGATCGTCAATCTGGTTGTCGACCTTCTCTATTTCGCGGTCGATCCAAGGCTGCGCGTCGAGCGGTCATCGAGCAAATAG